In Rahnella sikkimica, the following are encoded in one genomic region:
- a CDS encoding ABC transporter permease subunit, whose translation MDSFFLQQLFNGITLGAVYGLIAIGYTMVYGIIGMINFAHGEVYMISAYLCAIALALLSFFGLHSFPLLILGTLVFTIVVTGVYGWAIERIAYKPLRNSTRLAPLISAIGMSLILQNYAQISQGPRQQGIPTMLDGALRFHIGESFVQMTYTKLFILVASFVGMLVLSWIISNTRLGRMCRAVQQDRKMASILGINTDRIISLVFMIGAAMAGLAGVLVTMNYGTFDFYAGFIIGIKAFTAAVLGGIGSLPGAMLGGLILGIAEAQFSGMVNSDYKDVFSFGLLVVILIFRPQGLLGRPVVTKV comes from the coding sequence ATGGATTCATTCTTTCTGCAACAACTGTTCAATGGCATCACGCTCGGCGCTGTCTACGGTTTGATCGCCATCGGCTACACCATGGTTTACGGTATTATCGGCATGATTAACTTCGCTCACGGCGAGGTTTACATGATTTCTGCGTACCTGTGTGCCATCGCGCTGGCGCTGCTTTCCTTCTTCGGGCTGCATTCCTTTCCGCTGCTGATCCTCGGCACGCTGGTGTTCACCATTGTGGTGACCGGCGTTTATGGCTGGGCGATTGAACGTATTGCCTACAAACCGTTGCGAAATTCCACCCGCCTGGCGCCGCTCATCTCTGCCATCGGAATGTCGCTTATCCTGCAAAACTACGCACAAATCAGTCAGGGACCGCGCCAGCAGGGGATCCCGACCATGCTGGACGGCGCGCTGCGTTTTCATATCGGCGAAAGTTTCGTGCAGATGACGTACACCAAGCTGTTCATCCTGGTGGCTTCTTTCGTCGGGATGCTGGTGCTGTCGTGGATTATCAGCAATACCAGGCTCGGTCGCATGTGCCGCGCCGTGCAGCAGGATCGCAAAATGGCCTCGATTCTCGGCATCAATACCGACCGCATTATTTCGCTGGTTTTTATGATTGGCGCGGCGATGGCCGGGCTGGCGGGCGTGCTGGTCACCATGAATTACGGCACGTTTGATTTTTACGCCGGATTTATCATCGGTATTAAAGCGTTCACGGCGGCGGTACTGGGCGGTATTGGTTCGTTGCCCGGAGCGATGCTGGGTGGCCTGATTCTGGGGATCGCCGAAGCGCAGTTCTCGGGCATGGTGAACTCGGATTACAAAGATGTCTTTTCGTTTGGATTGCTGGTGGTGATCCTCATTTTCCGCCCTCAGGGCCTGCTGGGTCGTCCGGTTGTGACGAAAGTGTGA